CACGGCGTAGAAGAATACGCCAAGGAATTCGAAGACGATCACGACGATTACAACAGCATCCTAGCCAAAGCGGTCGGCGACCGTCTAGCCGAGGCATTCGCCGAGTGGATGCATCGAGAAGTCCGTAAGATCTGGGGCTACGGCCATGATGAGAACTTCAGTAACGAAGAGCTGATCAAGGAAAAATACCGCGGCATCCGCCCAGCGGCCGGTTACCCGGCGTGCCCCGACCACACCGAAAAACGTGCCCTGTTCGATTGGCTCCAAGCCGAAAAGTATACCGGTATCGAGCTCACCGAGAGCTTCGCCATGACTCCAGCTAGTTCAGTTAGCGGCCTTTATTTCTGCCACCCAGAGTCCCGCTATTTCAGCGTCGGCAAGCTTGATAAAGATCAGATCGAAGACTATGCTGCTCGGAAGCAAATGGATCTTACGACGGTGGAACGCTGGCTGTCCCCGTATCTGGATTATTAGACCAGATCGGCGAAAATTTGATTTTGAGCTCAGATTAAAAGCGTAGAGTGATGGCGACAGCCATTGCTTGACTTGAGCTTTGATCCGCACGAAGGCAATCGCTCTCGCGATCACCCTACTCAACATCAGTATGCCCCGCCCGCGTTGTAGCCGACCCGCTCTGTCGGGGCGCCGGCCGTTACTCCGATCCACACCGAAGCCGCGAGCCGACAGAGCGGCTCCGCTACAAGAAGGGCACCGATGGGTAACAGCGATGGCGAGTAATCGCTCCTCTTTTTTGCGTCGCTATTTGTCGGTGCTGTCAAAACGACAGCCAGAAGATCTCCCCGTCCCCTTAATTACCCCCACCACCAACTTAGTCCAAATAATAAGCTAGCCGGTCGTCTCGCTGAGACGACCGGCTGTTTGGTAATGGAAGATTAAAGTTCCACAGCCTCACGAAAAATCTGAGCAAACTATCAGATCTTCGTCTCGCGCTTTAGGCTGCGCAACCAATCGCGCACCATTTCGGTCTCATACTCATACCGATCTCGGTGCACTGGGTTTTGATGTCCAAAAAGGAAACCGACATCGGAGATACGTTTCTTATCGTCCTCTGCGAGAACGTTGCCTTCGGCGTCGCTGAGGGTAAAACTGAATGTCATAGCAGGCGGGTAGATACTCTTGATAACCCGGATCTCCTGGGCTCTTGCGAAATCTACACGACCTGCCAAATCCACGTCTACAATATCCATGGTCAGTTGGGTGCCCTCAGGAAACTGCCGCTTCACGTATTTTTGAACCTCACGCTCGATAGCCGGCTTGAATTGCTTGAGTTCGTGGATCGGACCACCCGTTGTGCTGCGGACATCACGATACTTGTCGGTGTTACTCCACGTGATCGTAACGGATTCATTTTCTTCCTCAGCTGACAAGGGAGCCGCCAGAAGGACTCCCG
This genomic window from Opitutales bacterium contains:
- a CDS encoding DUF3016 domain-containing protein, which encodes MKTLPSLLFALIAGVLLAAPLSAEEENESVTITWSNTDKYRDVRSTTGGPIHELKQFKPAIEREVQKYVKRQFPEGTQLTMDIVDVDLAGRVDFARAQEIRVIKSIYPPAMTFSFTLSDAEGNVLAEDDKKRISDVGFLFGHQNPVHRDRYEYETEMVRDWLRSLKRETKI